Proteins from one Silurus meridionalis isolate SWU-2019-XX chromosome 3, ASM1480568v1, whole genome shotgun sequence genomic window:
- the traf3ip1 gene encoding TRAF3-interacting protein 1 isoform X5, with protein sequence MNASVAKKTQETLGKVIKKPPLTEKLLSKPPFRYLHDIVSEVIRTTGFMKGLYGEAEMKSDNVKDKDSKIVFLQKVIDVVMLVSGEPVAAKPARIVAGHEPEKTNELLQAIAKCCLNKLSSDEAVRHVLAGDKVDLKGKASTSRSQGKENREEKISVNTELKDPDLPKDQESRRRSEKERHRDGERTENTRERDRTKDRDRDKDKSRDRDKEKVRDRDRVRDQEKEKTRDRDRGGTKDREREKNGERDSHKNREREKNGERDSHKNREREKNGERDSHKDRERVRDKDRERERDKRRDRNKEHERERERELQKEAEEKKKEKTAKKTRAAEEVNKQKSHPQELDRNHKAEPVETERDDLDEMDGPARIPRPSSAKGQRRRPKSGAPDESDSDGAGDNPPVDKPVHLENGDASNALPPHTTHSSSRRIARPSSARPAPPRVRKQESYTDVGPMDRLGSAKPPSAVIMDGKKLSEDEDDEDGQFVVEEAGPLPPDMPELEIGPSIELQGDEKHGGLVRKILETKKDYESSPSAIKSKDQDRTPVLEAARKKEHELVAREIERLRTSVQNVCRSALPLGKIMDYIQEDMDSMQNELQNWKRENKEHAEALMQEQRITDSAVKPLKAELAELEQLIIEQQSKICTIKSNILQNEEKIRKMVSSINVSQT encoded by the exons ATGAACGCGTCAGTGGCCAAAAAGACGCAGGAAACACTGGGCAAAGTGATAAAGAAACCCCCGCTAACTGAGAAACTGCTGAGCAAGCCGCCTTTTCGGTACCTGCACGATATAGTGAGCGAG GTGATTCGCACCACAGGCTTTATGAAGGGCCTCTATGGAGAAGCAGAGATGAAATCAGACAATGTCAAG GATAAGGACTCGAAGATTGTGTTCCTCCAGAAGGTCATAGACGTCGTGATGCTGGTGAGTGGAGAACCCGTGGCTGCTAAGCCTGCACGGATAGTGGCCGGCCACGAACCCGAGAAAACCAACGAGCTGCTCCAGGCCATTGCCAAGTGCTGCCTCAACAAG CTGTCCAGTGATGAGGCTGTAAGGCATGTCCTGGCGGGAGACAAAGTGGACCTAAAAGGGAAAGCCAGCACCTCAAGGTCTCAGGGCAAAGAGAACAGAGAA GAGAAGATCAGTGTGAACACTGAGCTTAAAGATCCAGACCTGCCCAAGGACCAggagagcaggaggaggagtgaAAAAGAACGACACCGAGATGGAGAGAGGACTGAAAATACCCGGGAAAGAGACAGGACAAAGGACAGAGATCGGGATAAAGACAAAAGCCGTGACAGGGATAAAGAAAAAGTCAGAGATCGGGATAGAGTCAGGGAccaagaaaaagagaagaccCGGGACAGAGATAGGGGTGGGACCAAAGACAGAGAACGAGAGAAAAACGGGGAGCGAGATTCACACAAAAATAGAGAACGAGAGAAAAACGGGGAGCGAGATTCACACAAAAATAGAGAACGAGAGAAAAACGGGGAGCGAGATTCACACAAAGATAGAGAACGAGTGCGGGACAaggacagagagcgagagagggacAAGCGAAGAGACCGAAACAAAGAGCatgaacgagagagagagcgagagcttCAGAAGGAGgctgaagaaaagaagaaggagaaaaccGCGAAAA AGACTCGAGCTGCAGAGGAAGTGAACAAGCAGAAATCTCACCCACAGGAGCTGGACAGAAATCACAAAGCTGAACCAGTGGAG ACTGAAAGAGACGACCTAGATGAG ATGGATGGTCCTGCAAGAATACCCAGGCCCTCTTCTGCCAAGGGACAGAGACGCCGGCCTAAATCAGGAGCTCCAG ATGAATCAGACAGTGATGGAG CAGGTGACAACCCTCCAGTGGATAAACCAGTTCATCTTGAAAATGGAGATGCATCAAATGCTTTACCACCACATACAACCCACAG cagcagcaggaggatAGCAAGGCCCAGTAGCGCGAGACCGGCCCCACCCCGAGTGAGGAAGCAGGAGAGCTACACTGATGTAGGCCCAATGGATAG ACTGGGCAGTGCCAAGCCTCCCTCTGCAGTCATCATGGATGGCAAAAAGCTTtcggaggatgaggatgatgaagatgggcAGTTTGTTGTGGAGGAGGCTGGTCCACTTCCCCCTGACATGCCTGAGCTAGAGATA GGTCCATCAATTGAACTGCAAGGTGATGAGAAACACG GTGGGCTTGTGAGGAAAATCCTGGAAACTAAGAAGGATTATGAATCCTCACCCTCGGCTATAAAGTCGAAAGACCAG GATCGGACACCGGTGCTGGAGGCGGCTCGTAAGAAGGAGCACGAGTTAGTGGCGAGAGAGATCGAGCGTCTACGAACCTCCGTCCAGAATGTGTGTCGCAGTGCTTTGCCTTTAGGCAAGATCATGGACTACATCCAGGAGGACATGGACTCCATGCAGAATGAGCTGCAGAACTGGAAACGTGAGAACAAAGAACATGCAGAGGCTCTGATGCAGGAACAGag GATCACCGACAGTGCTGTGAAACCCTTGAAGGCTGAACTGGCTGAGTTGGAGCAGCTCATCATAGAACAGCAGAGCAAGATTTGCACCATCAAATCCAACATCCTGCAGAATGAAGAAAAGATTCGaaagatggtgtccagcatcaACGTCTCGCAAACGTGA
- the traf3ip1 gene encoding TRAF3-interacting protein 1 isoform X6 — protein sequence MNASVAKKTQETLGKVIKKPPLTEKLLSKPPFRYLHDIVSEVIRTTGFMKGLYGEAEMKSDNVKDKDSKIVFLQKVIDVVMLVSGEPVAAKPARIVAGHEPEKTNELLQAIAKCCLNKLSSDEAVRHVLAGDKVDLKGKASTSRSQGKENREEKISVNTELKDPDLPKDQESRRRSEKERHRDGERTENTRERDRTKDRDRDKDKSRDRDKEKVRDRDRVRDQEKEKTRDRDRGGTKDREREKNGERDSHKNREREKNGERDSHKNREREKNGERDSHKDRERVRDKDRERERDKRRDRNKEHERERERELQKEAEEKKKEKTAKKTRAAEEVNKQKSHPQELDRNHKAEPVEMDGPARIPRPSSAKGQRRRPKSGAPDESDSDGAGDNPPVDKPVHLENGDASNALPPHTTHSSSRRIARPSSARPAPPRVRKQESYTDVGPMDRLGSAKPPSAVIMDGKKLSEDEDDEDGQFVVEEAGPLPPDMPELEIGPSIELQGDEKHGGLVRKILETKKDYESSPSAIKSKDQDRTPVLEAARKKEHELVAREIERLRTSVQNVCRSALPLGKIMDYIQEDMDSMQNELQNWKRENKEHAEALMQEQRITDSAVKPLKAELAELEQLIIEQQSKICTIKSNILQNEEKIRKMVSSINVSQT from the exons ATGAACGCGTCAGTGGCCAAAAAGACGCAGGAAACACTGGGCAAAGTGATAAAGAAACCCCCGCTAACTGAGAAACTGCTGAGCAAGCCGCCTTTTCGGTACCTGCACGATATAGTGAGCGAG GTGATTCGCACCACAGGCTTTATGAAGGGCCTCTATGGAGAAGCAGAGATGAAATCAGACAATGTCAAG GATAAGGACTCGAAGATTGTGTTCCTCCAGAAGGTCATAGACGTCGTGATGCTGGTGAGTGGAGAACCCGTGGCTGCTAAGCCTGCACGGATAGTGGCCGGCCACGAACCCGAGAAAACCAACGAGCTGCTCCAGGCCATTGCCAAGTGCTGCCTCAACAAG CTGTCCAGTGATGAGGCTGTAAGGCATGTCCTGGCGGGAGACAAAGTGGACCTAAAAGGGAAAGCCAGCACCTCAAGGTCTCAGGGCAAAGAGAACAGAGAA GAGAAGATCAGTGTGAACACTGAGCTTAAAGATCCAGACCTGCCCAAGGACCAggagagcaggaggaggagtgaAAAAGAACGACACCGAGATGGAGAGAGGACTGAAAATACCCGGGAAAGAGACAGGACAAAGGACAGAGATCGGGATAAAGACAAAAGCCGTGACAGGGATAAAGAAAAAGTCAGAGATCGGGATAGAGTCAGGGAccaagaaaaagagaagaccCGGGACAGAGATAGGGGTGGGACCAAAGACAGAGAACGAGAGAAAAACGGGGAGCGAGATTCACACAAAAATAGAGAACGAGAGAAAAACGGGGAGCGAGATTCACACAAAAATAGAGAACGAGAGAAAAACGGGGAGCGAGATTCACACAAAGATAGAGAACGAGTGCGGGACAaggacagagagcgagagagggacAAGCGAAGAGACCGAAACAAAGAGCatgaacgagagagagagcgagagcttCAGAAGGAGgctgaagaaaagaagaaggagaaaaccGCGAAAA AGACTCGAGCTGCAGAGGAAGTGAACAAGCAGAAATCTCACCCACAGGAGCTGGACAGAAATCACAAAGCTGAACCAGTGGAG ATGGATGGTCCTGCAAGAATACCCAGGCCCTCTTCTGCCAAGGGACAGAGACGCCGGCCTAAATCAGGAGCTCCAG ATGAATCAGACAGTGATGGAG CAGGTGACAACCCTCCAGTGGATAAACCAGTTCATCTTGAAAATGGAGATGCATCAAATGCTTTACCACCACATACAACCCACAG cagcagcaggaggatAGCAAGGCCCAGTAGCGCGAGACCGGCCCCACCCCGAGTGAGGAAGCAGGAGAGCTACACTGATGTAGGCCCAATGGATAG ACTGGGCAGTGCCAAGCCTCCCTCTGCAGTCATCATGGATGGCAAAAAGCTTtcggaggatgaggatgatgaagatgggcAGTTTGTTGTGGAGGAGGCTGGTCCACTTCCCCCTGACATGCCTGAGCTAGAGATA GGTCCATCAATTGAACTGCAAGGTGATGAGAAACACG GTGGGCTTGTGAGGAAAATCCTGGAAACTAAGAAGGATTATGAATCCTCACCCTCGGCTATAAAGTCGAAAGACCAG GATCGGACACCGGTGCTGGAGGCGGCTCGTAAGAAGGAGCACGAGTTAGTGGCGAGAGAGATCGAGCGTCTACGAACCTCCGTCCAGAATGTGTGTCGCAGTGCTTTGCCTTTAGGCAAGATCATGGACTACATCCAGGAGGACATGGACTCCATGCAGAATGAGCTGCAGAACTGGAAACGTGAGAACAAAGAACATGCAGAGGCTCTGATGCAGGAACAGag GATCACCGACAGTGCTGTGAAACCCTTGAAGGCTGAACTGGCTGAGTTGGAGCAGCTCATCATAGAACAGCAGAGCAAGATTTGCACCATCAAATCCAACATCCTGCAGAATGAAGAAAAGATTCGaaagatggtgtccagcatcaACGTCTCGCAAACGTGA